The genomic region AGGGATAAAATTCTGTCCCTGGGCAGGAAGAAATTCAACATGGATCCTGAAAAGGTAGGATTTGTTCATTCCACCTTTGAGGATAAAGCTGGGAGGAAGAGCCTCTGCTGGCTGCCGTTCCAGTTGCAGCCACCGATGCGGAAGGAGCTATGGCAGGGGACTGTGGGGATGGGTTCCTACCTCACTAGGGCCCCCATTAGGAGCAGCCTCCACCCTGCTGCCCCTGGGTGAGGTCTTCTGATGTGATCAAGCTGTGTTGCCTCCCTCCCGGTCATGTGCTTAGAGGCCACGCCACACAGTTCAACCCAAACCTAGGAGAAGTAAAGGGAGGATGGTTGAACACTGCCAGCATGCCATGAGAGCCAGATTTCCTTCAGCACTGCCCTTCTTGACTGTGAGAGTCTAGGAATTTGCTATAGTGTGATAGAGGAGGATGAAGTAAGAAGAAGGTGAGAAGTTTTGAGAGTGTGTCAGGTTCCTTGGCTCATTCAGAACAGAAGAGGACAAGCTGCCTCTGTCAGTTTGGAagcagttttggttttggttgaaCTGGGGATTAAACACAGCTTTTCCACTTTCTGGGGCACTGACCAGTGATGTGAAGACTCCATAGCCTTCAGCCCTCTGCAGAAAGCTCTAAAACCATCATGATTAAGTAGAGAAGATGTGAGAGAAACAgttccctcttccttcctcctgaCTGGTGGAGCACTTTTTGAGCTCTTCAAGGGAAACCACAAGCTGTGATCAAACGGTAGCTGATCATCAGCTGGCGACCACAGCTGACACCTcggctggctgctgctctgcgtGACAGCTTTTCATGCCTCCTCTGTCCTGCTGAGAGTGTCaagatgccttcccctgtgtcCACACCCTAGCCAGTGGGAGCTGTCCATAGCAGCGACATCAGTACTTACAGCCTGCATGAGAGTaggttttattttgcctttctgCCTGACCTTGGTTCGAAGCCCCCAAGGCATCTCTCTCTGTGGCGCTGTGCCACGCTGTGCAGGAATACCCGAACTAATTCTAACCCCAGACCAGTTTAGCTTTATGAGTTCAATGCCAATCAGACTGGTCAAAATGTTATCTACTGTGTGCCTGTATAATGCAGATCTCTGATTATTGCCCCCCTCTTGCTACATGCCAGAGAGTGGGAGGTGCTGCAATGCAAGGAAATTTCTTTGCCCCTCCTTTCTAAGGTTACACTCCATCCATGCAATGCTGACACTTATAAATGAGTTCCTATCTCCAAGATCCCATGGAAAGTTCCTGAGGCTAGAGGAGGTAAGCATTAGGAATCTGGCTGATAAAAACCTTTGGGGAGAAacattttcctctggaaaatggGGCCCCATCATCACTGCAatacttttcaaaattaaattgatCTTACTGAAAATccatctggggaaaaaagaaaggaaaatagagtggaaaaaaaatctcacaaaaatttcaatttcttcttttaaaactgctttttctttggggcattttaaaaatagtttcataTATATTGCAAGGGAAAGTGAAATGATTCTGTTGAAGTAGAACATTTTGATGGATCTGAAACaattttcattcctttattGTATATTGCAAGGAGAATTGCAATGTGGTCTGGAGAACTGCAGAGTTGTTAGATATTGTCAAGAGTATTTTGAAAAAAGCCTCAGCTTTTTCTCTGGCTTTGAAAATCATGATATTCTCTCTAAAATAGGATATTGACTCTTTGCACAACCCAATTCACACCCTCTATATTCCTTAAAAAGCATATTCCATCCTTATTGTCTAGGAGGGATGGAGCTGAAAACATTGGAACTTCTCTGTTCTGTGGCATAgaggaaaaatctgggaaaaaattgttttaagttGTCTCAAGTCCATATCTTTTTGTCTGAGTACGttttttaatgccttcttttaaacaaacaatTTCTCTTTCAAGTTAATTTAGGAAAAGACATTTAGGAACAGAACACTAAgacattttgattaaaaatattaaaattaattattttgacttttcctttttggaCTTTTAATCTACATTGCcctattttgtttgtttgagtttCCATCCCAGTGAAACATTTAGCCTAATCTAGGGATGAAATGAAAATGGGACTGGCAACCCTTAGTGGATGAAGAAGAATTGAATAAAGATGAGAATATGGCTGTGGTCTCCCattgtcatacatgaaatccctatttgtgcttggtctttgcatattaagtgctttaattaattaattttgagttaaatattttaaattgaatcttaaaattaacccatcagcccaggtacagaAATCCAattccattatcagtgttttcaattgttcaaagtggtttattaagagagttgcacccttcccagttaaaattccccagttaaaaTCACCAACTTATGctcccttttcaaacttcaaaccacttgtacaccataagagttacctttcctgtgtttactgtatacttttacaagtgttttgagatgtgttggatgtattttaatacctttttAGGTGGTTTTCACTTGCATTCTGATTCCAAGGCCAAAAACCCCAGTTCTAATTCTaatagccagcagctatttttagccacagccattactctgcaggcaagctccatggcaacctgaatacctgaattttaatgaaggcattgTAGCTCCCTTATCTCAACTAATACCACCCCTCTGACAACAATGAGCCATTGGTGGACGGAGATGATccatcaaagggaaagcaccaatcgcTTTGGACTgaaggggcgggctgtgggcggacTGGGGGGGCGGAGCAAAGACACTATAAAAAGGATGAAGCAGAGAGGCGGggcctcttttcccctcttgctcTCTGCAGGCTAGACATCAGTGGTTGTGGTAGACATCAGTGCTGGGCATTCAAAGCCTTACCCCTTTTAAGGggcttttagtaattttttttaaagtcagcccagcactgcaagttctttttctctacctgaggtctagtgctgtctcagccagaagatctcaaatccctgcgctcctggggcataccatctactgagccataggatcccaaatttttatatttttctaatttctgtcatttttcaatttttctgttttcaataaattaatctttttaagagttgtctcatttcttACACCCATGAAGAGGCTGGGTAATAACAGAGGAGGCAAGTCCATCAAAGCTAAGGAAGGCTGATATCAGAGTGATGGGATCCTACCTTCTCATTAGACTACAGAGCTGTTTTACTTCCCTGTCCTACTTCTTCTCCCCAGGGCATCCAGTACCTGATCGAGCACCAGGTATTGTCCTCAGACCTGCAGGAGATCGCCAGATTCCTCCACAAGGGTGAAGGCCTGAACAAGACAGCCATTGGGGATTACCTGGGTGGGAGGTGAGCAATCCAGGGTGAGGAGACCCCTTGGAGGCTCTGTCCTGCCTGGGCCCTCTGAACAACCATTTTGGATGACCTGTGGCCAGGTGCCAGGACTGAAGATATCTCCAACCACCGTGGGCTGGGTCGGCAGGAGAGCCCTGGGAGGGTCTTTGGGGTGTGACTAGGGCTGGCTGTATGGGCTACCTTTCCTCCTGCCTGTAATGGGATTGGTCTTCTCAGACTGGAGTGTGTGCCTTGGCTTCTTCTTGGTCAGAGGGGAAGTGAGACTGGGGTGGAGCCAGGTGCATGTTGTCACACCAAGGGACATCCAAACTGAGCAGGGCCAAAGCTCTCTTCTGACCTTTCCCCTCTATCCTCTCCCAGGGACCCCACAAACATTCAGATCCTCCAGGCCTTTGTGGCATGTCACCAGTTTGCCAACCTCAACCTGGTGCAGGCGCTGAGGTGAGTGAGCGTGCTGGGTGCAGGGGGCAGCGCTGGAACCTGCTCAGCCACTGGGTCTGGCCACCCAGGAAGGTCAGGAAGCTCCCTTGGGCTGAAATGGGAGCTTcccaaggccctgctgtgtgtgTTGGCTCCAGGGCTGTTACTCTGTGAGGTGTCAGCAACTTCTCGGGGGGGTGGAAACACTCTCATGGCCCGTTGATTGGACTGGCCACGTGCAGAAAAGTGGGTCACTGTGGCTTCAGTGGGGGGATGGTAAAAGTTATTTTTCGCAGCAGGAAACATGTCTCTCCTCAGTGCCTGTTTTAGGGCACCTCGTTTTATTACAGGCCGCCTCCTGGCAGGACTCTTTCTCCTGAGGTCTCTGCTGCCTTGCAGGCCTCTCATTAGGGAAGCAGAGCCATGATTTCTGGGAGGCTTAGTTCTGCTTCCTGCATTTGGGGTGTTTGAGGCTGATGTATCCAGGCAGTTTGTAGGGAggagcagagctcctgctccGTGCGCTGTGTTGTCTCCCCAGTGTGACGGGATGACTTCTCTTAAGTTCATGGTGTTGTGTGGGTTGAGGGGAGGCATCAGTGTCCCTTGGGCCCAACCTGACTAACTCTCTGGCACTCTGCTCCTGACAGACAGTTCCTCTGGAGCTTCCGGCTGCCTGGGGAGGCGCAGAAGATTGACCGGATGATGGAGGCCTTTGCCAACTGGTACTGCAAGTGTAACCCGGGAGTGTTCCAGTCCACAGGTGCATATGGGGAGAAGGCCTGTaaagctgagctgtgctgtttgCCAGGGAGAGGAGCCCTCCTTTTCCAttcacagagcacaggcagcatcACTTGGAAGTGTGTTTCCCCTAAAGCTAAAGGAGGCAGCCCAGTTCCTGTGAAGCTTTTCAATAAACTGAGCgccttcagttttccttttgctaCTGTGCTCCAGGCCCTCCCAATGGGCAAGAGACTGGAGAAGGGCTCCCAGCCTCACATGAGGTATTATGTCATCACAGCAAGGATAGCCCTGACAAATGTGGGTCTGCAGAAACTttcctgctggcagagctgttaCTAGACTGCATCTGCCCAACTTGCCCCATTATCCTGAGGGCATGGAATCACCTCTATCGCAGGAGAttggctctgttcctctctctCCTAGCAGGGGGAACAGGTCCCTTCTCCTGCAAATGAGAGGATGACTCTCTTCTTCAGTGACTAGAAACCAAGCCACCTTAGGTGTGGATTGATCTGCGCTCTAAGACAAGTGCCACCCatcctgattttctttctcattgctAGATACCTGTTATGTACTCTCCTTCTCTATCATCATGCTTAACACCAGCCTGCACAACCCCAATGTGAAAGACAAACCCCACTTTGAAAGGTTTGTGTCCATCAACAGAGGCATTGACAATGGAGGGGACCTGCCAGAAGAGCTTTTAAAGGTAAGAAGAATTCCCATTTTCTCATCCCCTGGGGTCCACTGAGAAGCAAAGGTGCAGAGACAGGGGATGCACCCTTtagcaaagctgcagctggcTTTTTCCCAAAGGGTCAGCAGGGATGGGACCTGCCCTGGGAGGCAGAGTAGAGGTGGGCAGCCTGGCTATGTGTCTGGCTTCacccagccagcctgggcagaATAACTTCTGTCTTGTGTCAGAGAGGCTGCCTACATCCCATACCTGGGTTTGCTGAGCAGCATGCCCTCAGGGTAGAGGCTTTAGAGCTTTCTCCAGAGTGTCATTTCTTGTAGCCAATTTGAGGAAAGTTGCAGGAGCctgtagtctttttttttttttctttggcttgGTTTTTGTGTAATAAATGATGGCAAATACAATGATGTGAGCAACATATCAGTGTCCTTTGAAAGCCAGTAACCTGCCTCACTGTAACTGTGTGCTGTTATGAATGCCACCCTTTGTGCCCCTCAGTGCCAAAGCTTTGGCTCTGTGAAATGTGCCTCCTTGTGGGCACGTAGCTCTACGTGCTGGTCTCTACGTTGCACTGCCCGGCAGTGTTTGGCACCACCAGCCCGGGGACTAAATGGGGCTACATCTCTGCCGTGTTGAGTCCTATCCTAGTGCCTTAATACTACCCACAGCAGCACTCGTGACAGGCTGGGTTTGGTCACTGCAGCCTGTCTAGCTATGGGAGCACCATCTTGTGGCTGTGATTTTCCAAACTGAGACTCTTTTTATGACACGAGATGCAGGAAAGAGCTGGTGacctcccccttttccccccgaGACCCTGTGAGGTGCAGACTGGGGACTGTTTTACCCCTAGTGCTCATTGTGTGCTCCCCTGCCCTTCACCCAGCTTCCCTTGTAAAAATAGTGGTGGACCAGATGGACCTAGGATAGTTGTGTACAAGCTTTGTCAGAAATCAatctttcttcctccctctctctctctctgctcgctctctctctccttccccaccaATGCTCTGGGGCAGAATCTGTTTGAGAGCATAAAGAACGAGCCGTTCTCCATACCAGAGGACGATGGCAACGACCTCACCCACACTTTCTTCAACCCTAACCGTGAAGGCTGGCTGCTGAAACTAGGTGAGGGGGAAGACTCCCCTAGCTCCTCTGACCTCCCGGTTTGCCTGCCTCCCACCACAAATCTCCCCCGGGCACCTACCGTCATCTCCTCTGTCCTTCGCTCCTGTCTGCTGCCATGGGCTGAGGCTGACACCTGCTGTTGGAACCGGCTGCCTGCTCCCTcgtcccagctcctgcaggctcTGTCTGCTCAAAAAGGGACTCAGAAACATatccctccccattcccagccccatccaagcAAATTTGGCTCCGTGTGTGTGTCTATCATACGGCATCACCTCAGTGGTGTCTCCTTGGGGCTCACCTACAGGGAGAGCGGGGAGGGTGTGACTGGGTGTGCGTGGCTTGCgggaaggacagaaaaatgtgtGACTAATGGCTTCTGAACCTCACTGCCTTTAGGAGGACGTGTGAAAACCTGGAAACGCCGTTGGTTCATTCTGACCGATAACTGCCTGTATTACTTTGAATATACCACGGTAAAGGCTGAACTCATGGCTGGGAAACTGTCCTGGGTGGTTATGAGCCTCTGAGGGGtcagggaggagcagagggtAGGGGGCAAGTCTCTCCCTTTTATCCCGTGCTCCCAGACTGAACTCACAGCTCCACTCTCTCCTATGCTGTATCCTCACCTCTGGTCTGGAGGAGGATAGAGGCTGGACACTGCAGCTGTGGTCTGACTGAACTCCCCATTGTGTCAATGGAAGGGGTCTCCCCAGCCATACTCTGCCCTTGTCACCTCCACAAAGGCCCACACAGGGGAAATCAGAGAGGTTCTAAACAGTGGCATAGATTTGGGGAGCTATTTGGGGTGTTAATTCATGTTTCCTTGCCTTCAGGACAAAGAGCCTCTGGGCATTATCCCCTTGGAGAACCTATCAGTCCGGAAGGTGAATGATCCCAAAAAGCCAGTAAGTCTCCATTGGTTGGCAGTCTGCCAACACAGGCTATCAGATGGTTGGAGGGAAGACAAGGTGCACACAAATCACTCCTACTCTACTTGCTTCTCAGAGGGGAAGTGCCATTCCAAACTGCCTTGTGCCCCCATCTCAACACAactctgtttttaatttatggTTTTGGTGTGAGTAGAGAGCTGTCCTTTGGCTGACTGTATTGTATGTTTTCACATGTGTACGTGTGCGTAGGGGGGCACACAGCTGACTTCCTACTTGTTTTGCACCAGGAGATGTGGGTTTAATTTCTCTCCTCGGGGCTCTCCACAATGAGTTACAGCACATGTAGACCAAACAGAGCTGTTGGTGTTAGGGAACTTGCCCAGGAAGTGACACATTTCTTCTGTGTGTCTTTTGTGGATACCCACTCTTCGATGTGTCATGGCTCTGGGAAAAGTGCCTTCTATCTGTGTGGTGGCAGGCAGAAAAAGAGGATGTTGCCTCTactgaaaagggggagggattTTCACGAATGGAGCAGAGTGACAGGTCCCAGAAGGTATGTTTTGATAAGTGCTGATGCTCCATCTCTCCATAAAGCCTGTTTTGGTGTCCAGTCCTTCACGTGAAGGGTGTATTTACCTAAGAAGGACAGTCATCTAACTCATAAGGaaatttttggggtggggaaggaTGGAGTTTGCTGCATTTTGGAGACAGACTCCTCCCCGTTGGAAGCTCTCTGAGCCTGTCACCTgtggctgaaggcagcagtCTCCTTGGTCCCCTTGTCTTATCCTACTGCtccattttgtttccttttggaCAGAACTGCTTTGAACTCTTCAATCCCAACTGCAAAGGGCAGAAGATCAAAGCCTGCAAAACAGATGGGGATGGGAAGGTGGTTGAAGGCAAGCATCAGTCCTACAAGATCTCAGCAGCCACTCCAGCAGAGCGTGATGAGTGGATTGAGGCAATACGGTGAGGAGAACTTGAGGCCTGAGTTGTCTTTTTTCAGCCCCAGGGACAAATGGTCACACAGTTTATTTGGCTATCAGAGCTTGGAAAGGGGGgtggaaagaaatgttttcagtcTAACAGCTATGGTACCCCTTGACTTTAAAGAGTTTCGAAGTCCCTTCTGGAGAATCTATAGCCACGGCTAAATTCTCTGCTGTGAGTCTGCAGGTCTCCAGTCCTACATTTTGATAAGTGGTGTCTCTGTGCAAGTTCATTTAAGttgtctgtgctgctctccaTCATTAAATCTCTCACTTttgctctcatttcctcttATTTCCAGGACCAGCATCACACAGGATCCTTTCTATGATCTGGTCTCTGCCCGTAAGAAAAAGATTGCCAGCAAAAACTGAACTGTGACCTGGTCACTGGCATCAGGAAGGTGTAGGTTGTTGGACAGCTTCCCTCTCATGCTGGGCTCTTCCAGTGAAGAAGTTTGGGAGCTTTGGTTCCCTCTGCCTCCCACTTGGCAGGCAGATGACTGACAGGACAGCTTGCCctctctgcttcttcccttTCCAAACTGAAGGCAGAGGTGCAGGGTGTGATCCCCTGAGGACTGTCAGAAGTGTGGGCATGGGGTTGCCCGTGTCTGAACATAACAGCTCAACAGCAGCTGGCCTTTGGGTTCTCCCATGTAGCCCCAGACATGTGGGACAGGATCTGAGAGGAGACAGGAATGTCTGCACTGTgtctccagcccctcctgccgtCACACCAGGTCAGGGTATTTTTCTTTGAGGGACCATGCAGATTCTCTTGGAGCAGCTGAGCATGGTCCAGTCAGTTGCAGAGCAGAATGGCCCCAGTGGCTTCTCTTCCATGAACAGATGTGTAGTGGTTGTGGGCTGGAGGCCGCTGTTATTTAGCAACTCACTGTGAAACCAGAGGTCAAAGTAAGAAAAGAAGCCCTCAGTTCAGAAGAAATCCCTCTCTCCCCCTTCACAAAGCCTGTAGTGAGGGCTGTAATCCTGGTAAGTCCCCGTTCTGTGACTGAGTCATAGATTTGAAAAAGATAAAGGTACTGGATCCCTGTTCAACATAAGGGCTAACTGAGCACAGAGATGCTGTCAGaccagggaagcagctctgggtgTTTTGGCTCTCTTTTTTGAGACTCATGGACCACCACAGATTTCCTTAGGGAAGAAACCCAAACACTAGCTCTCCTTCCGGCTGATGGCTCCCCAACAAAGGTTGGTTCCTTGAGCAGCTCAGAGGCCTGGGTTTTGTATCTCAAGTTTTGCAGCCAGATGGC from Corvus hawaiiensis isolate bCorHaw1 chromosome 4, bCorHaw1.pri.cur, whole genome shotgun sequence harbors:
- the CYTH4 gene encoding cytohesin-4; protein product: MDLCPAESTDLSEAEEAEIETIRKHKQELLDDIKRLKEEIAEVFAEIECFQHAEERQETEDNPGEQTSKLSQRDKILSLGRKKFNMDPEKGIQYLIEHQVLSSDLQEIARFLHKGEGLNKTAIGDYLGGRDPTNIQILQAFVACHQFANLNLVQALRQFLWSFRLPGEAQKIDRMMEAFANWYCKCNPGVFQSTDTCYVLSFSIIMLNTSLHNPNVKDKPHFERFVSINRGIDNGGDLPEELLKNLFESIKNEPFSIPEDDGNDLTHTFFNPNREGWLLKLGGRVKTWKRRWFILTDNCLYYFEYTTDKEPLGIIPLENLSVRKVNDPKKPNCFELFNPNCKGQKIKACKTDGDGKVVEGKHQSYKISAATPAERDEWIEAIRTSITQDPFYDLVSARKKKIASKN